One Chionomys nivalis chromosome 4, mChiNiv1.1, whole genome shotgun sequence genomic region harbors:
- the Kbtbd13 gene encoding kelch repeat and BTB domain-containing protein 13, protein MSPGPEVPVQVWVDGQLFQAEQSLLVEHCGFFRGLFRSGMREARAAEVRLGALSAAGFGTALRVLRGERPALAADDELLQAVECAAFLQAPVLARFLEHSVTSDNCSLLCDAAAAFGLHDVLHSAALFIRDGAHELVSELELPEARAYVAGLRPSTYVAVSTHTPTPGFLEDASRTMCYLDEEEDAWRTLAALPLEASTLLAGVATLGNKLYIVGGVCGASKEVVELSFCYDPEGGTWCEFPSPHQPRYDLALAGFEGRLYAIGGEFQRTPMSSVECYDPTTGCWSFVADLPQPATGVPCAHTRGRLFVCLWRPADITAVVEYVVQMDKWLLVAELCHSQSYGHFMVAHRDSLYVVRNGPSDDFLHCAIDCLNLVTGQWTSLPGQFVNSKGALFTSVVRGDTVYTVNRVSTLVYAIEDGTWRLLREKAGFPRPGSLQTFLLRLPPGTTGPVATALPEL, encoded by the coding sequence ATGTCCCCGGGTCCTGAGGTCCCTGTGCAGGTGTGGGTGGACGGCCAACTCTTCCAGGCCGAGCAGTCGCTGCTGGTGGAGCACTGCGGCTTCTTCCGTGGGCTCTTTCGCTCTGGCATGCGGGAGGCGCGCGCGGCCGAGGTGCGCCTGGGTGCGCTGAGCGCCGCGGGTTTCGGCACAGCGCTGCGGGTGCTGCGCGGAGAGCGGCCGGCGTTGGCGGCCGACGACGAGTTGCTGCAGGCGGTGGAGTGCGCCGCGTTCCTGCAGGCGCCCGTGCTCGCGCGCTTCCTGGAGCATAGCGTCACGTCGGACAACTGCTCGCTGCTGTGCGACGCCGCCGCCGCCTTTGGTTTGCACGACGTGCTCCACAGCGCCGCGCTCTTCATCCGCGACGGCGCGCACGAGCTGGTGTCGGAATTGGAGCTGCCCGAGGCCCGTGCCTATGTGGCGGGGCTGCGACCCAGCACCTACGTGGCCGTGagcacgcacacacccacacctggCTTCCTAGAGGACGCGTCGCGCACCATGTGCTACCTGGACGAGGAAGAGGATGCCTGGCGCACGCTAGCTGCActgcccttggaggccagcacGCTTCTGGCAGGCGTGGCCACTCTGGGCAACAAGCTCTACATcgtgggtggtgtgtgtggcgCCAGCAAGGAGGTTGTGGAGCTGAGTTTCTGTTACGACCCAGAAGGTGGCACCTGGTGCGAGTTCCCCAGCCCGCACCAGCCGCGGTATGATCTGGCATTGGCCGGCTTTGAAGGCCGCCTCTATGCCATTGGTGGCGAATTCCAGAGGACGCCCATGAGCTCCGTGGAGTGCTACGATCCCACCACAGGCTGCTGGAGCTTTGTGGCGGACTTGCCACAGCCAGCTACAGGGGTTCCCTGTGCCCACACGCGTGGCCGCCTttttgtgtgcctgtggaggccggcAGATATCACTGCCGTTGTTGAGTACGTGGTGCAGATGGACAAGTGGTTGCTGGTGGCTGAACTGTGTCATTCGCAGAGCTACGGCCACTTTATGGTGGCCCATCGTGACAGTCTCTATGTGGTGCGTAATGGACCTTCTGATGACTTCCTGCACTGTGCCATCGATTGCCTCAACCTGGTCACAGGCCAGTGGACATCGCTTCCTGGCCAGTTTGTCAACAGCAAGGGAGCACTCTTCACGTCCGTGGTGCGTGGGGACACCGTCTATACTGTCAACCGTGTATCCACGTTGGTGTACGCCATTGAAGATGGCACCTGGCGGCTGctcagagagaaggctgggttTCCTCGGCCTGGCTCTTTGCAGACCTTTCTCCTGCGGCTGCCGCCGGGCACTACTGGGCCTGTGGCCACCGCATTGCCAGAGTTGTGA